The DNA window TGCCTGACTCCGGCTGCCCGCCGCCAACTGCAGACGTACCTCCGAGCGTCGAACCGGAGGCTTTGACTGGCGGCACCGGATCGGGTATTATTGCCACAGCGACGGGGATGGAGTCCCCCAAGAGAGCCACTAGAGGCTGATGACTCCTGCCATGGATAGAGGCTCCTGGCAGGAGCGCCGTTACAGCAGACGAAGAGAACTCCTGCCAGGCTCAGACTTGGAGGAGTTCTCTTTTATGTCCTACGCTCGAGACACGAACACATCTGCTACCGCCGAGCCCGGCCTGCGCACTGCCGGCGAGGACCTCGGGGAGCTTCTGGAGCTGGCCGTCGTCCGCCTGGAGACGCTTGGCTCTGAGTACGCTCCAGATCGAGACCGACTGATGTCGCTGATGCAGCGACTGAGGGAGCAGCAGCTTCACCTGGCCGTACTGGGCCAGTTCAAGCGGGGCAAGAGCACTCTGCTCAATGCGCTCATCGGCGCGGACATCCTGCCAGCCGCAGTAGTCCCGCTCACAGCCGTGCCCACCCTGCTACGCTGGGGGCCGGATCTGAGCATGCGGGTATTCTACCAGGACGACCACCGTCAGGAGCGTTTCGACGGCGAGAGCACCGAGGACGTGGCGGCTCGTCTCGCCCGCTACGTCAGCGAAGAAGGCAACCCTCACAACAGGATGGGAGTAGCTCACGTCGAGGTGACCTACCCTTCGCCTTTCCTGAGTGATGGCGTAGTCCTGATAGACACCCCGGGCATTGGATCTACCCTCCGCCACAACACCGAGGCCACGCTCGACTTCTTGCCTCAGTGCGACGCCGCGCTCTTCCTCGTCTCCGCCGATCCGCCCATGACCCAGGCCGAGATGGAGTTCCTGAAAGCGGTGCGCGCCAAGGTTCCCCGACTGTTCTTCGTCCTCAACAAGGTGGACTACCTCAGTCCGGAGGAGCTCGAGCATGCCCTCCGCTTCTTGCGGCGGCTGCTGGAGAAGGAGAGCTGCCTCACCGACGACACCCCCGTGTTCACGGTGTCGGCTCGGCAGGGACTGGAGGCGGTTGAGAACCAGGACGCAGACCTGTGGCAGCGCAGTGGGCTTCCGGAACTGCAAGAGCATCTTTCCGCCTTCCTCCGCCACGAGAAGGGGGCGGCGCTGGAGAGAGCCGTGGCCCTCAAGGCGGCCGACAGCGTAGCCGGCTCCCTGGCTCAGGTCCGCCTGGCCATTCGCTCCCTGGAGTTGCCCCTTTCTGAACTGGAACGGCGTGCCCGTCTGCTTCAGGAGACGGTTGACCAGGCCAGGGAGCAAGCCCTTGCCGCCAAAGACCGCCTCCGAGGCGACCGGGAGAGGACGGTGGCGTTCCTGGAAGAGCAGGCCGCCCAACTACGCGAGCGGTCGAGAGCCCACCTCATCCAGGCCGTTCAGGAACATCTGGGCGACGGGCCCGGCCAGGTGCCCGACGAGAAGGCTGCCGGCGAGGCGCTGGCAGCCGCCATCCCCGAGTTCTTCCAGCGCGAGCTGGAGACCACAGCCGAGGAGCTTCGGGCCCGGGTGACTGCCGTGCTGCATCCGCATCAGGAGCGAGCGGACGATCTCATAGAGTTGGTTCGCTCCACCGCGGCAGAGCTGTTTGAGGTGCCCTACCGGGCTCCGGAGAGCAGTGAGGCGTTCGAGGCTGGTCGCCGGCCTTTCTGGGTCACCCACAAGTGGAACCCGATCATCACCCCCATCCCCGAGGAGGTGTTGGACAAGCTCTTGCCCGCGCGCATGCGACGCAAGCGAGTGCTGGACCGGCTGGGCTACCAGATCGAGTCCTTGGTCAGGCACAATGTGGAGAACCTCCGCTGGGCAACCTTGCAGGACCTCAACGAAGCCTTCCGCCAGTTCGGCCTGAGCCTGGACGAGCGGCTGCGGGATACGGTCGCCGCCACCCAGGGAGCGGTGCAGGCGGCCTGGAGCAAGCGCCGTGAGCGCGCCGAGGGTGTAGCGGAGGAAAAGGAGCGCCTCCTGGTGGCGGCAAGGGAACTGGCGTCGATCGGGAACCGCCTTCGGGATTTGGCTGGGCTAGCGCAGTGAGCGACCCTATCAAGCTACGCCATGCCCTGCCTGTGATCAGCCTCTCATCGGTGGAGCGCTCCCTGGCCGTGGCTCAGACACTTCTGCCGGCCAGTCCCGATGTCGAAAGCATCCGCCATGAGATCCAGGCCTGTCGCAGCATTGTCAGCGGGCTGGCTCATCAGTTGGGGGTCCCATGGCAGGCCCGGCCGGTGAGCCGCTTCGTCCGTCGAGAGCTGGCCGAGGTCGGCCGGGCCCTTCGCAGCATGAGAGCGGTCGAGGGGGAAGCGGCGGAACCCCTGGCTCCGATGCTGCGAGAGGGACGTCAGGGACTAGAAGGGACCATCAACCGGCTGGAGGCCGTGGCCTGGGGACACGCCAGTACCGGCGAAGCGCCGCTGGCCCCAGTTCCTGGCCACCCGGCCGAGGTCTCGCTATCTGGGGAACAGGCCCTGCTCCTGGGCAGCGCCATGAAGGTGATGCGGCAGTATCTGGCTGCGGCACGGGCCTGGGCAGAGGCGGCGGACATGGCCATGACCGGCACGCTAGAGGCTTCCTACAGCCACGCTGAATCGCGGATGCTGCAGAGCTTGTGCCTAGAGTCCGACGCGAAGGTGGCAGCGCTGGCCGCTGCCTTCGGCCTACGCGAGGGCCCCCCGCCGTGGGAACAGGCACTGGCCGAACGGCTGCTGGAGGCGGGTCATGCCGCCAACTCGCTTTTCCAGGTGGCTATGGCGGCCCGGCGATCCTCGCTCCCAGGTACCGTGCCCCTGAGCCCCACTCTTGGCCAACTCGCCATTCGCCTCAAGGAACTGCACCGCCACACCATCCCGGCGGACTGAAGGCCGCCCCCAACGGGCACAGCTGGCTCTGCCTATGATGCGCCCCTTCGCCCCATGACCTCACGCGAGCGGCCGTCATCGTCCTAGAACACGCTGCGCTGCGCACGCCATACCCGTGCGGGACCGGGGAAAGCTCAGGGCGCTGGCCGCCCCTACAGAGACGGACGCAAGCCTCCAGGATCACACCCGTCAAGTGCCCTTCGAGCCGCCCGACGCACGATCACCGACCGATTCTCGTCTCTCGCCAGCTCCTCCAGGAGGGCACAGGCCGAGGCACCCCCTATGGCACCCAGAGCGTTGGCAGCCTCGGCAAGCACATACGGGTCGGCGGGAGTGTCTAGCAGCCTTGCCAGGGGTACTACTGCCCGCTCATCGCCCAGCAGGCCCAGCACGTATGCCGCTCGGCGCTGGGTTAGGGGTTCAGGGTGGGTGAGGGCAAGGATGAGCTTGTCCAGGTAGGCCAGATCGTCCCCCTCCAGGAGGGCGCCACAACTGGGGCACACCTCTGGGTCGCGTCGCATCGGCCCAGACAGCGAGGGCAGAAGCGCATCACAGGCGGATTCTCCTACACGCTGCGGGCCCATTTGAGACCGAGCCTCGTCACGACAATCCTTCCTTGCCCGCTATCTGGGCGATGGCGTGTAGCCAGGCGTCGCCCACCTCGCCCAGCCCCTCCTCCTGGTAGCGGTAGTCATGGCGGCGAATCATCTCGTCCAGGTCCCGCAGAAGGCCGGAGAACGCCACCTTCGCCCCGGCCACGAGCAGACGAAACGTGTTCTCATCCCGCACACGCTCCAGCGCCAGGCGCAGGTGAGGCAGGCAGAGCCCCCTACCCTCCCCCAGAGCGCTTTGAATCTCAGGATCCTCCAGGTTCTCCAGAAAGATGTCCGTATACATGGCCTCAGTGCGATGCTGGGTGGCACAGGCCGGGCACTGACCGGAAGGCGTGAGCGAGCGTACGGCATCGGCCGTGGCGGAGCTGGGACGCTCTCTGTCTACCGCCTCCGCCACCGCCCGCGGCAATAGGCGCCCAGAGGAGTTGTAGTTCGCATTGTCGAGCGACTGGACCACGTCCCGCACCACGTCGCGGTAGATGATGGCCATGCCCAGAGCGCCGCCGTGACGGCGAAGCTGCCAGGCATGCAAGCGGCAGAAACCTTGCGCCGCCCGCGTGCGCTTCCTGACGCCGGGGTCGTTCACCTGCTCGTAGATGAGGGAGTCCAGGTAGCGGGCCACGGCACGCTTGCCCAGCTCGCAGACGGGGCAGCCCCCGGCTCGCAGCGCTTCCAGACACTCGAAGTACGGAGTGTGTTTGGTCTTCCCCATTCGCCCTCCTGCTCCCACGTGAGCCAGAAAAGACAGAGAACTCCTGCAGTCACTTCTTCAGCAGGAGTTCTCTTCCTGTGCCCTAATGAACGCCCCTGCCCGAAGCTCTATGGTTGGCAGGAGTCATCAGCCCTTTCAGGCACTCTAGCAGGGGGACTCCATCCCCATCCCAACTACCAGAATAGCAGATCGCCCATCCAGGCGTCAAAGGCAAGAACTCAGGATCGGGGGACGAGTGTGTTCAGCCGGCAGTCACACGCAGGTGGTTCCCTGACAGGCTTTCGCGGCAGGCTCTTCGGCCGGCTAGGAGGGCAAGGCGCCAGCATCCTGGCAGGTTCCAGCCTCTTCCCGAGGAGTCCGCGCCCCCAGGCGCGGTAGGCACTTGGAGGGACGGCGCGCGTGGGCGCGCGCACTCCTCGAAGGGAGATGCCCCAGGCCGCGCAGGCACTTGGGGAGCGGCGCGTGGGGGCGGGCAGTCCTCGAAGGAAGGTGTACCTGCGGTGCAGTCGGGGCTGGCTCGCCTAGTCCGAGCGCAGCGACGGCGCTGGTCGGCATGTGTCCCCCCGATCCTGAGCTGTTACCGTTAGAGGTGTCACGGGAGGTCAGGCATCATGTGGCCGGTAGGCTGTCCTCACGGCGCCATCCCGCCCCAGTCACACGAAGACCAGCTTAGCCACCTTCTCCAAGAAGCGGCGTCCTATTAGCTTATAGCCCTCCGCCGTAGGATGCACTCCATCCTCGGCCAGGAAGCTCTCGTCTCCCGGGCCCAGCAGCTCCCTGCCATCGAGGTAGTGAACGTTGCAGTCCCCGTTCCGCACCAAGGCGATGGCCGCCTCCGCCACCTCATCCCGCATCGTCGCCAGAGTGAAGCCCACCTGGTTAGGCTCGTCCTCGTGGGGCGGCGAGTAGATGGGTGAGATCAGCACCAGCGGCACCTCGGGGTGGTTCTCCCGCACGATCTGGACGAAGCCCACAATGCCGGAGCGGAACGTCCGCTCGTTCAGGCTGGCTGCACCTTTGATGTTGATCCCCACCTTCAGCGAGATGTAATCGGCAGGGAGATCTCGCATCACCCGCGCCATGAGCGGGTCCAAATGACATTGCCCTCCGAAGCCCAGACAGGTCAGGTTCAGCCCGTGCTCCCGGGCGACGATGGCCGGCCAGGTGAAGGAGGGCGACTCCGCTGCCCTGCAGTGAGTGATGGAGCTGCCATAGGTTACCCACCGCGGCCTTCCGTCCTCGAAGGGCCAGACTGAGGCGCCATCGCTCAGCTCCAGAGATCGCATCCGGAAAACTCCGAACTGGGGCAGCCACAGCTCCACTAGCTTCGCCCCTGCCGACAAGCCCTCGAAGCGGAACTCCCCCGCCTGAGTCAGCGCCGCCCGCCCCACCATCACCCTGTCGCAGTAGAGGTCCAGCGGGCTGGCCTCCTGTGCCGGGTCCGGGTCCGACGCGGATGGCCAGGGCACTAGACCCCCAGCGAGGATGGTGGTGTCGCTGAAAAAGGATAGCCGCACTCCGGCGGGCATGGCGGCGCGCTCCACCAGGGGCAAGGGATAGAGAGCGCCGTCACGGTAGGGGATGCGCCAGGGTATAGCGAAGCCGTTGGTGTACTGCACCGAGACCGCCCCCTGCCAGGTCAGGCGGGGGTCGTCGGGGCTCAGGATGAGGGACAAGATCCACCTCCTCGGGGTAGTGAGGCCGGTCGAAGGAGGCCGGCTAGGCGCTGAACCAAGCACATCAGTCGAACTCCGTGGGCCACTCCGGGTGTCGCAGGTGCTCGAAGAAGCGATGGATCTGCTCCGGCAGCACCCGCGTCAGCGACAGCTCCGGCAGCTCATCCTCCGCGAAGAAGCCCACGCCGGCGGTCTCTATGCTCTCCCTGGGCTCACCGCCCAGCAACTGACAGAGGAAAAACAGCTTGTAGATGTGCTGCGGGTGAGGTGGGTGGGGATGCTTGTTCCGGTCGTACAGAGCTAGCAGCTTGACAGCCCGTACCTCGTAGCCCGACTCCTCGCGCACCTCGCGCTCGACCCCTTCCGAGGGTGAGTCGCCCACGTCGGCCCACCCACCGGGTAGCGTCCAGCGCATGTCTCGCCTCTCTCGCACCAGCAATATGCGTTCGTCTTGAAAGACCACTCCCCGCAGGTCCACCTTGGGGGTGGCGTACCCCTCCTCGCCCGCGAATAGCTCTCGCACCCGCTCCTCCGGCGCGTCGGCATAGCGGGAGACGATCTCCACTGCTATCTGACGCACCTGCTCGAAACGTTCCCGGTCGAAGGGGTTGGCGCAATAGGCCAGAGCGTCCTGCGCAATAGCCTGTAGCCTCTTGGCCCACTCGAGCCATATGGGGTCCATATGTCACTCCTGCTCGTGCAGCCGCGCTCCAGAGAGAATCGAACGCTGATGCCGCCGACAATACGCCGATCCACGCTGATCAGGAGGAGACACTACAGGGATCAGCGTAGTTCAGCCTCTCATCAGCATTCCATACCCTCCGTGGCGACAGCCGCCGCCAGCTGTGCTAGATTATCACTTTAGGCAAGGAGTCGCACTTGGAAGGTTCGTCGCTCTCCCAGCGCAAGCTGTTCGTGGTCCTCAACCCCAGGGGCGGCCACGCCGACCCTGCCGCCGTGCGCCAGGCGCTGCGCGCCCATCTCAGGCCACCGCAGTGGCTGTGCGACATCTATGAGGTGACGGGCAGCGAGGACCTGGTGCCGGTAGTGAGACAGGCAGTCGAGGAAGGCTGTCATGCGGTGGCGGCCGCCGGGGGCGATGGCACCGTGTCAGCAGCGGCGAACGGCCTGGTCGGCACTCGGGTACCTCTGGCCATCTTGCCGGTGGGGACAGGGAACAGCATGGCCCGAGAGCTGGGCTTGCCGCTCTCGCTGGACCGGGCCTGCGCCCTCATTGCCGGCGCGCACCAGGTGCGAGCCATAGACCTCATGAAGGTGGGGGAAAGGTATTACTGCCTGAACGTCAGCGCTGGGCTCAGCGGCCAGGCCATGCGGGATACCACCGGGGAGAGCAAGCACCGGTACGGAATCGTGGCCTACGTCATCACCGCCTTGCGCGCTCTGGCCGGCTTCCAGCCCCGTCGGTTCTTCCTGGAGATAGATGGGCGTTACGTGAGCAGCCGCGGATCGGACGTTCTGGTGGTCAATGGCACCACGCCCGTCCATTCCCTGGTGCGCCCCGGCCTGGCTACTCAGCTGGATGACGGCCGCCTGGGCGTGTACGTCATCCGCGCTCGCACGCTTCTGGACTACGCCATCCTGGCTTGGGTCCTGGTCTGGGGGCTGGAACGAGGGGACCCTAGGGTGCGGGTCTACGAGGCGACTCGCTCGGTAACCATCCAAGCTCGCCCTCCCGCCGTAGTCCAGGGAGACGGTGAGGGCATCGGGGAGACGCCCGTCACGGTGAGCCTGGTGCGGCAGGCTCTGAGGGTTATCGTCCCCGCCCGCCCCGCCGATACTCGCAACCTGGCCGACGCCGTGATGGACAGGGTCCGGCGACCGGGGGATTCCCGCCTGGGCGACTAACCTAGCTGCCGCTTCTCACTCCCCCCGGGCGACACGCTCCATCTCCTGCGCACGCTCTTCCCGCGCCTTCGCAACCAGGTCCCCTTGGTACAGCCCCGATCGCCTCTCGATTCGCCGGCGCAGATGGGTCAGGCGTGCCCGAATGCACAGCCGGCGCATCCGAAGCGCCTCGGCGTCGGAGCGTCTGGTGCCGTTTCGTGCCATGCACTCACCCCTTGCCTCACTCCTCCACCGCCGCCTTTCCGCAGTTGATCCCCCGGATCCGCTGCATCACCTCGTCGGTGAACTTGGGCGACCGATCGTAGTAGTAGAGGCCGTTGACCTCCTGCTCGACGTCGGTCAGTTGGGTGTAGCAGAAGCCCCAGACCCGCGGATTGCGCAGAAGAGACTGGGTGAGCGTCCGGTAGCGGCTCACGAACTCCTCCACCGACCGGGGCCGATCGCCATAGCCCCAGGCTTCCTGATCCACCTGGCCCGGGTTCCACCAGATGCCTCCGTACTCGCTCACCCAGTAGGGCTGGCCTTCCCACTCTGGTTCGTGCTGAGGGGAGTTGCGCCAGGGCTTCTCTCCCCGGGCGAAGGCGTCATACCGGGCGGCGAACTGCTCCGGGGTGATGCCGTGGGCGTAGTCGTGCACGTCCCACATGTCCGTCTCCACGTGCACGTAGCCGCTGGTGTCAATCACGGGGCGGGTCGGGTCCAGCGCCTTGGTGACGCGATAGACGGTACGGACAAG is part of the Anaerolineae bacterium genome and encodes:
- a CDS encoding GDSL family lipase, with the protein product MSLILSPDDPRLTWQGAVSVQYTNGFAIPWRIPYRDGALYPLPLVERAAMPAGVRLSFFSDTTILAGGLVPWPSASDPDPAQEASPLDLYCDRVMVGRAALTQAGEFRFEGLSAGAKLVELWLPQFGVFRMRSLELSDGASVWPFEDGRPRWVTYGSSITHCRAAESPSFTWPAIVAREHGLNLTCLGFGGQCHLDPLMARVMRDLPADYISLKVGINIKGAASLNERTFRSGIVGFVQIVRENHPEVPLVLISPIYSPPHEDEPNQVGFTLATMRDEVAEAAIALVRNGDCNVHYLDGRELLGPGDESFLAEDGVHPTAEGYKLIGRRFLEKVAKLVFV
- a CDS encoding diacylglycerol kinase family lipid kinase, with translation MEGSSLSQRKLFVVLNPRGGHADPAAVRQALRAHLRPPQWLCDIYEVTGSEDLVPVVRQAVEEGCHAVAAAGGDGTVSAAANGLVGTRVPLAILPVGTGNSMARELGLPLSLDRACALIAGAHQVRAIDLMKVGERYYCLNVSAGLSGQAMRDTTGESKHRYGIVAYVITALRALAGFQPRRFFLEIDGRYVSSRGSDVLVVNGTTPVHSLVRPGLATQLDDGRLGVYVIRARTLLDYAILAWVLVWGLERGDPRVRVYEATRSVTIQARPPAVVQGDGEGIGETPVTVSLVRQALRVIVPARPADTRNLADAVMDRVRRPGDSRLGD
- a CDS encoding HEAT repeat domain-containing protein; translated protein: MGPQRVGESACDALLPSLSGPMRRDPEVCPSCGALLEGDDLAYLDKLILALTHPEPLTQRRAAYVLGLLGDERAVVPLARLLDTPADPYVLAEAANALGAIGGASACALLEELARDENRSVIVRRAARRALDGCDPGGLRPSL
- a CDS encoding NUDIX hydrolase, which translates into the protein MDPIWLEWAKRLQAIAQDALAYCANPFDRERFEQVRQIAVEIVSRYADAPEERVRELFAGEEGYATPKVDLRGVVFQDERILLVRERRDMRWTLPGGWADVGDSPSEGVEREVREESGYEVRAVKLLALYDRNKHPHPPHPQHIYKLFFLCQLLGGEPRESIETAGVGFFAEDELPELSLTRVLPEQIHRFFEHLRHPEWPTEFD
- a CDS encoding Dynamin family protein, whose translation is MSYARDTNTSATAEPGLRTAGEDLGELLELAVVRLETLGSEYAPDRDRLMSLMQRLREQQLHLAVLGQFKRGKSTLLNALIGADILPAAVVPLTAVPTLLRWGPDLSMRVFYQDDHRQERFDGESTEDVAARLARYVSEEGNPHNRMGVAHVEVTYPSPFLSDGVVLIDTPGIGSTLRHNTEATLDFLPQCDAALFLVSADPPMTQAEMEFLKAVRAKVPRLFFVLNKVDYLSPEELEHALRFLRRLLEKESCLTDDTPVFTVSARQGLEAVENQDADLWQRSGLPELQEHLSAFLRHEKGAALERAVALKAADSVAGSLAQVRLAIRSLELPLSELERRARLLQETVDQAREQALAAKDRLRGDRERTVAFLEEQAAQLRERSRAHLIQAVQEHLGDGPGQVPDEKAAGEALAAAIPEFFQRELETTAEELRARVTAVLHPHQERADDLIELVRSTAAELFEVPYRAPESSEAFEAGRRPFWVTHKWNPIITPIPEEVLDKLLPARMRRKRVLDRLGYQIESLVRHNVENLRWATLQDLNEAFRQFGLSLDERLRDTVAATQGAVQAAWSKRRERAEGVAEEKERLLVAARELASIGNRLRDLAGLAQ